From Streptomyces chrestomyceticus JCM 4735, one genomic window encodes:
- a CDS encoding ABC transporter substrate-binding protein — protein MSATAALVAAAALLATGCTSTKSGGAAGEKSASGVQLVSPGTLKTCTHLPYAPFQVKKEGKIVGFDVDLVDLVAKALNVPQEIVNTPFEGIETGQDFTIRKCDLAAAGMTITAKRDKVMDFSDPYFDATQALITKKGGTYKKIEDLKGKKLGYQKATTGAEYAKKHGAGVELVEFEDLGLLLTAVKSGQVDAGINDNGVLFDYVKQNPDTAVTAEFDTGEHYGIGVRTGNDALRKKINEVLKKARSDGSYERIYKKWFGTAPKQG, from the coding sequence ATGTCCGCCACGGCCGCCCTCGTCGCGGCCGCCGCCCTCCTCGCCACGGGCTGCACCAGCACCAAGTCGGGCGGGGCGGCCGGCGAGAAGTCGGCCTCGGGCGTCCAGCTCGTCTCCCCCGGCACGCTCAAGACCTGCACCCATCTGCCGTACGCGCCCTTCCAGGTGAAGAAGGAGGGCAAGATCGTCGGGTTCGACGTGGACCTGGTCGATCTGGTCGCCAAGGCGCTGAACGTGCCGCAGGAGATCGTCAACACGCCCTTCGAAGGCATCGAAACCGGCCAGGACTTCACTATCCGCAAGTGCGACCTGGCCGCGGCGGGTATGACCATCACCGCCAAGCGCGACAAGGTCATGGACTTCTCCGACCCGTACTTCGACGCCACCCAGGCGCTCATCACCAAGAAGGGCGGCACCTACAAGAAGATCGAGGACCTCAAGGGGAAGAAGCTCGGCTACCAGAAGGCCACCACCGGCGCCGAGTACGCCAAGAAGCACGGCGCGGGCGTCGAGCTGGTCGAGTTCGAGGACCTGGGGCTGCTGCTCACCGCCGTGAAGTCCGGGCAGGTGGACGCGGGGATCAACGACAACGGGGTGCTGTTCGACTACGTCAAGCAGAACCCGGACACGGCGGTGACGGCGGAGTTCGACACCGGCGAGCACTACGGGATCGGTGTGCGCACCGGAAACGACGCGCTGCGCAAGAAGATCAACGAGGTGCTGAAGAAGGCCCGGTCCGACGGCAGTTACGAGCGGATCTACAAGAAGTGGTTCGGCACCGCGCCCAAGCAGGGCTGA
- a CDS encoding glycoside hydrolase family 2 TIM barrel-domain containing protein — MSPGRGCRPPRAWFARSDARRMSLHGTWRFRLLPTARSADVSFARPDFDDTDWPGLRVPGHWVLAGHGAPAYTNTRYPFPVDPPLLPDENPTGDHRHTFDLPDTWEPGPALLRFEGVESCARVWLNGKELGHFKGSRLPHEFEVGHLLRARRNVLAVRVHQWSSGSYLEDQDQWWLPGVFRDVTLHHRPAGAVLDHFVHASYDHRTGHGTLRVDCAPAGRVTVPALGLDLATGESATVPVVPWTAETPRLYDAELRTPGECVPLRIGFRTVCVEDGLLKVNGRRVLFRGVNRHEFDPRYGRALGPDAIRRDLLLMKQHNVNAVRTSHYPPHPAFLDLCDELGLWVVEECDLETHGFAQQDWRDNPVDDDAWTPALLDRMRRTVERDKNHPSVIMWSLGNECGTGRGLSAMAAWARDRDPSRPLHYEGDPSCADTDVYSRMYATHAEVERIGRREEEPLADPAADARRRALPFLLCEYAHAMGNGPGGLREYQRLFETYERCQGGFVWEWIDHGLRQRTPHGEVFHAYGGDFGEELHDGNFVCDGLVFPDRTPSPGLAEFKKVVEPVRIGGTGSGGGADENSGTSEDGGTDGDSGPESTAPATVRITNLHDFSDLAHLAFRWSYEAEGEVLAEGPLTVPPLAPGAHAEVALPPEPAGRRGREALWTVRATLAADTAWGAAGHEVAWGQVPAAPPRPTPRPAATGASPRHGEGNLILLGPGAFDATTGVLRYLDGCHLKGPLLDVWRAPTDNDEGAPWQPGPHRAAQWRRIGLHRMRHRVASVECERHAVVVRTRVAPAGTDLALDTEYRWTADSERLRLEVSVRPYGDWPCPLPRLGVRLGVCGNLSTARWYGGGPGEAYPDTREASRTGLWHMPVDALQTPYVRPQENGARADVRWVELSRSDGSALRAEGEPTFWFSARRWTSEQLDAARHTTDLTPGDWIWIHLDHALHGIGSASCGPGVLPEYELTVAPARFAITFSPVR; from the coding sequence ACGGGCGACCACCGGCACACCTTCGACCTTCCGGACACGTGGGAACCCGGGCCCGCCCTGCTGCGTTTCGAAGGTGTCGAGTCCTGTGCACGGGTGTGGCTCAACGGAAAGGAGCTGGGGCACTTCAAGGGCAGCAGGCTGCCGCACGAGTTCGAGGTGGGCCATCTGCTGCGGGCACGCCGTAACGTGCTCGCGGTCCGCGTCCACCAGTGGTCCTCGGGCAGTTACCTGGAGGACCAGGACCAGTGGTGGCTGCCGGGCGTCTTCCGGGACGTCACGCTGCACCACCGGCCCGCCGGCGCCGTCCTGGACCACTTCGTGCACGCCTCCTACGACCACCGCACCGGCCACGGCACCCTCCGGGTGGACTGCGCGCCGGCCGGCCGGGTCACCGTTCCCGCGCTCGGCCTGGACCTGGCGACCGGCGAGAGCGCGACGGTGCCGGTCGTACCGTGGACGGCCGAGACCCCGCGGCTGTACGACGCCGAACTACGCACGCCCGGCGAGTGTGTCCCGCTGCGCATCGGCTTCCGCACCGTGTGCGTCGAGGACGGCCTGCTGAAGGTCAACGGGCGCCGTGTCCTGTTCCGCGGCGTCAACCGGCACGAGTTCGACCCTCGGTACGGCCGCGCGCTGGGCCCCGACGCGATACGCCGCGACCTGCTGCTGATGAAGCAGCACAACGTCAACGCCGTCCGTACCAGCCACTATCCGCCGCACCCCGCCTTCCTCGACCTCTGCGACGAGCTGGGCCTGTGGGTCGTCGAGGAGTGCGACCTGGAGACGCACGGCTTCGCGCAGCAGGACTGGCGGGACAACCCGGTGGACGACGACGCGTGGACCCCGGCCCTGCTGGACCGCATGCGCCGGACGGTCGAGCGCGACAAGAACCACCCCAGCGTGATCATGTGGTCGCTGGGCAACGAGTGCGGCACCGGCCGCGGCCTGTCCGCCATGGCCGCCTGGGCGCGTGACCGCGACCCCTCCCGGCCGCTGCACTACGAGGGCGACCCGTCGTGCGCCGACACCGACGTCTACTCCCGGATGTACGCGACGCACGCCGAGGTCGAACGGATCGGCCGGCGGGAGGAGGAGCCGCTCGCCGACCCGGCCGCGGACGCCCGGCGCCGCGCCCTGCCGTTCCTCCTGTGCGAGTACGCGCACGCGATGGGCAACGGGCCCGGCGGACTGCGCGAGTACCAGCGGCTCTTCGAGACGTACGAGCGCTGCCAGGGCGGCTTCGTCTGGGAGTGGATCGACCACGGACTGCGGCAGCGCACCCCGCACGGCGAGGTGTTCCACGCGTACGGGGGCGACTTCGGCGAGGAACTGCACGACGGCAACTTCGTCTGCGACGGCCTGGTCTTCCCCGACCGGACGCCGTCGCCGGGGCTGGCGGAGTTCAAGAAGGTCGTCGAACCGGTACGGATCGGCGGTACGGGCTCGGGGGGCGGTGCCGACGAGAACAGCGGTACAAGCGAGGACGGCGGTACGGACGGGGACAGCGGCCCGGAAAGCACCGCCCCCGCCACCGTCCGGATCACCAACCTGCACGACTTCAGCGACCTGGCGCACCTGGCGTTCCGCTGGTCCTACGAGGCCGAGGGCGAGGTGCTCGCCGAAGGACCGCTGACCGTGCCGCCGCTCGCCCCCGGCGCCCACGCCGAGGTGGCACTGCCCCCGGAGCCCGCCGGACGGCGCGGCCGCGAGGCCCTGTGGACGGTACGGGCGACCCTGGCCGCTGACACCGCCTGGGGCGCGGCCGGTCACGAGGTCGCCTGGGGACAGGTGCCCGCCGCCCCGCCACGCCCCACGCCCCGTCCGGCCGCCACGGGCGCGTCGCCCCGGCACGGCGAGGGCAACCTCATCCTCCTCGGCCCGGGCGCCTTCGACGCCACCACCGGTGTGCTCCGGTATCTCGACGGCTGCCACTTGAAGGGGCCCCTGCTGGACGTGTGGCGGGCGCCGACCGACAACGACGAGGGCGCGCCCTGGCAGCCGGGCCCGCACCGCGCCGCGCAGTGGCGCCGTATCGGGCTGCACCGTATGCGGCACCGGGTGGCGTCGGTGGAGTGCGAGCGGCACGCGGTGGTGGTACGCACCCGGGTCGCGCCGGCCGGTACGGACCTCGCCCTCGACACGGAGTACCGCTGGACCGCCGACAGCGAGCGGCTGCGGCTGGAGGTGTCGGTCCGGCCGTACGGCGACTGGCCCTGCCCGCTGCCCAGGCTCGGCGTACGGCTGGGCGTGTGCGGCAACCTCTCGACGGCGCGGTGGTACGGCGGCGGCCCGGGCGAGGCGTATCCGGACACGCGGGAGGCGTCGCGGACCGGGCTGTGGCACATGCCGGTGGACGCGTTGCAGACGCCGTACGTGCGTCCGCAGGAGAACGGGGCGCGGGCGGACGTGCGCTGGGTGGAGCTGTCCCGCAGCGACGGCTCGGCGCTGCGTGCCGAGGGCGAGCCGACGTTCTGGTTCAGCGCGCGCCGCTGGACGAGCGAGCAACTGGACGCCGCCCGGCACACCACCGACCTCACGCCGGGCGACTGGATCTGGATCCACCTCGACCACGCCCTGCACGGCATCGGCAGCGCCTCCTGCGGGCCCGGGGTGCTGCCGGAGTACGAGCTGACGGTGGCTCCCGCCCGGTTCGCCATCACCTTCTCCCCGGTGCGATGA
- a CDS encoding amino acid ABC transporter ATP-binding protein yields the protein MTAVRTDGGPATAGRAIQVEGLHKSFGALEVLKGIDFSVERGEVVCVIGPSGSGKSTLLRCVNLLEEPTAGRVTVAGTEVTDPDVDIDRVRRRIGMVFQSFNLFPHLTVLENLTIAQRRVLRRDRAAAERTARANLARVGLSDKETAYPAQLSGGQQQRVAIARALSMEPELMLFDEPTSALDPELVGDVLAVMRSLAQDGMTMLVVTHEMSFAREVADRVVFMDGGVIVEEGPPERVVADPQHERTRTFLARVLDPAAAGLSEVSEAGAQGPEEERA from the coding sequence GTGACGGCGGTGCGCACCGACGGCGGGCCGGCGACGGCAGGACGGGCGATCCAGGTCGAGGGGCTGCACAAGTCCTTCGGCGCACTGGAGGTGCTCAAGGGCATCGACTTCTCGGTGGAGCGGGGCGAGGTGGTGTGCGTGATCGGCCCTTCGGGGTCGGGCAAGTCGACGCTGCTGCGCTGTGTGAACCTGCTGGAGGAGCCGACCGCGGGCCGGGTCACCGTGGCCGGCACCGAGGTCACCGACCCGGACGTGGACATCGACCGGGTCCGGCGCCGGATCGGGATGGTCTTCCAGTCCTTCAACCTCTTCCCGCACCTGACCGTGCTGGAGAATCTGACCATCGCCCAGCGGCGGGTGCTGCGCCGCGACCGGGCCGCGGCGGAACGGACCGCGCGCGCCAATCTCGCGCGGGTCGGTTTGAGCGACAAGGAGACCGCGTATCCGGCGCAGTTGTCGGGCGGCCAGCAGCAGCGGGTGGCCATCGCCCGCGCGCTGTCCATGGAGCCGGAGCTGATGCTCTTCGACGAGCCGACCTCCGCGCTCGACCCGGAGCTGGTGGGCGACGTGCTGGCGGTGATGCGCTCCCTCGCCCAGGACGGTATGACGATGCTCGTCGTCACCCACGAGATGAGCTTCGCGCGGGAGGTCGCCGACCGGGTGGTGTTCATGGACGGCGGGGTCATCGTCGAGGAGGGGCCGCCGGAGCGGGTGGTGGCCGATCCGCAGCACGAGCGGACCCGGACGTTCCTGGCCCGGGTGCTCGATCCGGCGGCCGCCGGGCTCAGCGAGGTGTCGGAGGCCGGTGCGCAGGGGCCGGAGGAGGAGCGGGCTTAG
- the xylA gene encoding xylose isomerase, protein MSCQPVPEDKFSFGLWTVGWQGRDPFGDATRRPLDPVESVHRLAELGAYGITFHDDDLIPFGSGDVAREAAVKRFRQALDATGLTVPMATTNLFTHPVFKDGAFTANDRDVRRYALRKTLRNIDLAAELGARTYVAWGGREGAESGAAKDVRAALDRMREAFDLLGQYVVEQGYDLRFAIEPKPNEPRGDILLPTVGHALAFIERLERPELYGVNPEVGHEQMAGLNVPHGIAQALWAGKLFHIDLNGQSGVKYDQDLRFGAGDLRAAFWLVDLLETAGYDGPRHFDFKPPRTEDLDGVWASAAGCMRTYLILKERAAAFRADPAVQEALRASRLDELARPTAQDGLAGLLAERTAYESFDVEAAAARGMAFEQLDQLAMDHLLRAR, encoded by the coding sequence ATGAGCTGTCAGCCCGTGCCCGAGGACAAGTTCAGTTTCGGTCTGTGGACGGTCGGCTGGCAGGGCCGCGATCCCTTCGGGGACGCCACCCGCCGCCCCCTCGACCCGGTCGAGTCCGTCCACCGGCTGGCGGAACTGGGCGCGTACGGCATCACCTTCCACGACGACGACCTGATCCCCTTCGGCTCCGGCGACGTCGCGCGCGAGGCGGCGGTCAAGCGCTTCCGCCAGGCGCTGGACGCCACCGGCCTGACCGTGCCGATGGCCACGACCAATCTCTTCACCCACCCCGTGTTCAAGGACGGCGCGTTCACCGCCAACGACCGCGACGTCCGGCGCTACGCCCTGCGCAAGACCCTGCGGAACATCGACCTCGCGGCCGAGCTGGGCGCCCGTACGTATGTGGCGTGGGGCGGGCGCGAGGGCGCGGAGTCCGGCGCGGCCAAGGACGTGCGCGCGGCGCTGGACCGGATGCGGGAGGCGTTCGACCTGCTCGGCCAGTACGTCGTCGAGCAGGGCTACGACCTGCGGTTCGCCATCGAACCGAAGCCCAACGAGCCGCGGGGCGACATCCTGCTGCCCACCGTCGGCCACGCCCTCGCCTTCATCGAACGGCTGGAGCGGCCCGAGCTGTACGGCGTCAACCCGGAGGTCGGGCACGAGCAGATGGCCGGCCTCAACGTCCCGCACGGCATCGCCCAGGCCCTGTGGGCCGGCAAGCTCTTCCACATCGACCTGAACGGGCAGTCCGGCGTCAAGTACGACCAGGACCTGCGCTTCGGCGCCGGGGACCTGCGCGCCGCCTTCTGGCTGGTGGACCTGCTGGAGACGGCGGGCTACGACGGGCCCAGGCACTTCGACTTCAAGCCGCCGCGCACCGAAGACCTGGACGGGGTGTGGGCCTCGGCGGCCGGCTGCATGCGCACCTACCTGATCCTCAAGGAGCGCGCGGCGGCCTTCCGCGCCGACCCGGCCGTCCAGGAGGCACTGCGCGCCTCCCGACTGGACGAGCTGGCCCGGCCCACCGCCCAGGACGGACTCGCCGGCCTGCTCGCGGAGCGTACGGCCTACGAGTCCTTCGACGTGGAGGCGGCCGCCGCGCGCGGCATGGCGTTCGAACAACTCGACCAGCTCGCCATGGACCACCTGCTGCGGGCGCGCTGA
- the xylB gene encoding xylulokinase, whose product MGTQAAGPLVVGVDSSTQSTKALVVDAATGEVVARGQAPHVVTGGTAADGADLGGTGKESDPEQWWRALGEALDQCGDAAREAAAVSVGGQQHGLVTLDAAGRPVRPALLWNDVRSAPQHRRLLAEHGGPAAWARRVGSVPLPAFTVTKWAWLREHEPAAADATAAVRLPHDYLTERLSGEAVTDRGDASGTGWWSPADEAYDEEILGHIGLDPKALPRVALPGEAAGTVRAGELPLPQGALVAAGTGDNMAAALGLGLRPGQPVLSLGTSGTVYAVSTRRPAGDPTGTVAGFADARGDWLPLACTLNCTLAVDRVAALLGLGREDVEPGGSAVMLPFLDGERTPDLPQASGLLHGLRHDTTRGQLLQAAYDGAVFALLQALDRIVDEDVSADAPLLLIGGGARGNAWRDTVRRLSGRPVVVPEARELVALGAAAQAAGLLLGEDPAAVARRWGTARGAEYPAVPCDTAARERLAETLAAGGPLLGA is encoded by the coding sequence ATGGGTACACAGGCAGCGGGACCGCTCGTCGTCGGCGTGGACAGCTCCACCCAGTCCACGAAGGCGCTCGTGGTGGACGCCGCGACCGGCGAGGTCGTGGCCCGCGGCCAGGCTCCGCACGTGGTCACCGGCGGTACGGCCGCCGACGGAGCGGACCTCGGCGGCACGGGCAAGGAGAGCGACCCCGAACAGTGGTGGCGCGCGCTCGGCGAGGCGCTGGACCAGTGCGGTGACGCCGCTCGGGAGGCGGCGGCCGTGTCCGTCGGTGGCCAGCAGCACGGCCTGGTCACCCTCGACGCGGCGGGGCGGCCGGTGCGTCCGGCGCTGCTCTGGAACGACGTACGGTCGGCGCCCCAGCACCGGCGCCTGCTGGCGGAGCACGGCGGGCCGGCGGCGTGGGCGCGGCGGGTGGGCAGCGTGCCGCTGCCGGCGTTCACCGTGACGAAGTGGGCCTGGCTGCGCGAGCACGAGCCGGCGGCGGCCGACGCGACGGCCGCGGTGCGGCTGCCGCACGACTATCTCACCGAGCGCCTCAGCGGCGAGGCGGTCACCGACCGCGGCGACGCCTCCGGGACCGGCTGGTGGTCGCCGGCCGACGAGGCGTACGACGAGGAGATCCTCGGACACATCGGCCTGGACCCGAAGGCGCTGCCGAGGGTCGCGCTGCCGGGCGAGGCGGCGGGCACCGTACGGGCCGGTGAACTGCCGCTGCCGCAGGGCGCGCTGGTCGCCGCGGGCACCGGCGACAACATGGCGGCGGCGCTGGGGCTCGGGCTGCGCCCCGGGCAGCCCGTACTGAGCCTGGGGACGTCGGGCACGGTCTACGCGGTGTCCACCCGGCGTCCGGCCGGCGATCCGACGGGGACGGTGGCCGGGTTCGCCGACGCGCGCGGCGACTGGCTTCCCCTGGCCTGCACCCTGAACTGCACGCTGGCCGTGGACCGGGTCGCGGCCCTGCTCGGCCTGGGCCGGGAGGACGTCGAGCCCGGCGGGTCGGCGGTGATGCTGCCCTTCCTCGACGGTGAGCGCACGCCCGACCTGCCGCAGGCGTCCGGGCTGCTGCACGGCCTGCGGCACGACACGACACGCGGTCAACTGCTCCAGGCGGCGTACGACGGTGCGGTGTTCGCGCTGCTCCAGGCGCTGGACCGGATCGTGGACGAGGACGTATCGGCCGACGCGCCGCTGCTGCTGATCGGCGGCGGCGCGCGCGGGAACGCGTGGCGGGACACCGTACGCCGCCTCTCGGGGCGGCCGGTGGTGGTGCCGGAGGCCCGCGAGCTGGTCGCCCTGGGTGCGGCGGCGCAGGCGGCGGGGCTGCTGCTGGGCGAGGACCCGGCGGCGGTGGCACGGCGGTGGGGGACGGCGCGCGGCGCCGAGTATCCGGCGGTGCCGTGCGACACGGCGGCGCGGGAGCGGCTGGCGGAGACGCTGGCGGCGGGCGGGCCGCTGCTGGGGGCCTGA
- the mmuM gene encoding homocysteine S-methyltransferase has product MSTTAAPPFAAALAAGPLVLDGGLSNQLESAGHDLGDALWSARLLAEEPDAVVAAHRAYYEAGAQVAITSSYQATFEGFAARGIGATEAAGLLRRSVELAREAARQATAGGVAGPLYVAASAGPYGAMLADGSEYRGAYGLSVAELERFHRPRLEVLAAAGPDVLALETVPDADEARALLRAVRGLGVPAWLSFSAAGDRTRAGQPLADAFALAADVPEVVAVGVNCCTPEDADRAVAVAARAAGKPVVVYPNSGESWDARARAWCGTPAFSADRVAAWTAAGARLVGGCCRVGPEGVAALARQLTG; this is encoded by the coding sequence ATGAGCACCACTGCCGCGCCCCCGTTCGCCGCCGCCCTCGCCGCAGGCCCGCTCGTCCTGGACGGCGGACTGTCCAACCAACTGGAGTCCGCCGGGCACGACCTCGGCGACGCGCTGTGGTCGGCGCGGCTGCTCGCCGAGGAACCGGACGCCGTGGTCGCGGCGCACCGCGCGTACTACGAGGCGGGCGCCCAGGTGGCGATCACGTCCAGCTATCAGGCGACCTTCGAGGGGTTCGCCGCGCGGGGCATCGGCGCGACGGAGGCCGCCGGGCTGCTGCGGCGCAGTGTGGAGCTGGCGCGCGAGGCGGCGCGGCAGGCGACGGCGGGCGGCGTGGCGGGGCCGCTGTACGTCGCCGCGTCGGCCGGTCCGTACGGCGCGATGCTGGCGGACGGCTCCGAATACCGGGGCGCCTACGGGCTGTCGGTGGCCGAGCTCGAACGGTTCCACCGTCCGCGGCTGGAGGTGCTGGCCGCGGCCGGTCCCGACGTGCTGGCGCTGGAGACCGTGCCGGACGCGGACGAGGCGCGGGCCCTGCTGCGGGCGGTACGGGGCCTCGGCGTGCCGGCCTGGCTGTCGTTCAGCGCGGCCGGGGACCGCACGCGGGCCGGGCAGCCGCTGGCGGACGCCTTCGCGCTCGCGGCGGACGTCCCCGAGGTGGTGGCGGTGGGCGTGAACTGCTGCACCCCCGAGGACGCCGACCGGGCGGTGGCGGTGGCGGCCCGCGCGGCCGGCAAGCCGGTGGTCGTCTACCCGAACAGCGGCGAGAGCTGGGACGCCCGGGCCCGTGCCTGGTGCGGTACGCCCGCCTTCAGCGCGGACCGGGTCGCGGCCTGGACCGCCGCGGGGGCCCGGCTCGTCGGCGGCTGCTGCCGGGTGGGACCGGAGGGGGTGGCGGCGCTGGCGCGGCAGCTCACCGGCTGA
- a CDS encoding YceI family protein, translating to MALAILTRLRDRSARSAPAPAPIPRGAGALDLSVHDPVGLPMARAGVSVRDTEGTEVTRGQTDPNGMFTATLAPAAYHVVVTCDGFRPERFDSLVTEGTRTAPRTLQLEPAPVPPMPTPGQWRLDPDHSSIRFTARHIGLAEIHGRFNHFEGGLWIAPDMRDSRVEVTIDAASIDSGVKMRDDHLRSAEFLDVARYPYLQFAGERFVHKGGARWAVQGVLHLHGVSRSVQLDTRYLGLGTGMGGETRTACTAVTELHREDFTLDWRKMLARGIAAIGATIRVEMDIQAVPAE from the coding sequence ATGGCGCTCGCCATCCTCACCCGCCTTCGTGACCGCTCCGCCCGCAGTGCCCCCGCACCGGCCCCGATCCCGCGCGGTGCCGGTGCACTGGACCTCAGCGTCCACGACCCCGTGGGGCTGCCGATGGCGCGGGCCGGGGTGTCGGTGCGCGACACCGAGGGCACCGAGGTCACGCGCGGCCAGACGGACCCCAACGGCATGTTCACCGCGACGCTGGCCCCCGCCGCGTACCACGTGGTGGTCACCTGCGACGGCTTCCGCCCGGAGCGGTTCGACAGTCTGGTGACCGAGGGGACGCGGACCGCGCCGCGGACGCTGCAACTGGAGCCGGCCCCGGTGCCGCCGATGCCCACGCCGGGGCAGTGGCGGCTGGACCCCGACCACTCGTCCATCCGCTTCACCGCCCGGCACATCGGACTGGCCGAGATCCACGGCCGGTTCAACCACTTCGAGGGCGGCCTGTGGATCGCGCCGGACATGCGGGACTCGCGGGTGGAGGTGACGATCGACGCGGCGAGCATCGACTCGGGGGTGAAGATGCGCGACGACCACCTGCGCTCGGCGGAGTTCCTGGACGTGGCGCGCTACCCGTACCTGCAGTTCGCCGGGGAACGGTTCGTGCACAAGGGCGGGGCCCGCTGGGCCGTGCAGGGGGTGCTGCACCTGCACGGCGTCAGCCGGTCGGTGCAGTTGGACACCCGGTACCTGGGCCTCGGCACCGGCATGGGCGGCGAGACGCGTACGGCGTGCACCGCGGTGACCGAGCTGCACCGGGAGGACTTCACGCTCGACTGGCGCAAGATGCTCGCCCGGGGCATCGCGGCCATCGGCGCGACGATCCGCGTGGAGATGGACATCCAGGCCGTCCCGGCGGAGTGA
- a CDS encoding acetylxylan esterase, with the protein MFVDLPLDQLRSYRPPLPEPDGFDAFWRRTLDEAGTYDLDARFEETDAGLSLLHTYDMEFSGFGGHRIRGWFLLPREASGPLPCVVQYLGYGSGRLHPQDWLLWPVSGYATLVMDTRGQSGPNRPGDTPDPVGSPHPGVPGKMTQGLLDPDEYYYRRVYTDGVRAVAAARGHAAVDAGRVVVAGGSQGGAIALAVAGLVPGLAGALIDVPFLTHVRRAVEITDEGPYGELSRYLAGARTEVEAALHTLDHFDGLNFAARATAPALFGTALRDPITPASTGFAAYHHYAGAKELRLWRFNGHESGGGHQRTEEIRFLRKLFG; encoded by the coding sequence TTGTTCGTCGACCTGCCCCTCGACCAGTTGCGCAGCTACCGTCCGCCGCTGCCCGAACCCGACGGTTTCGACGCGTTCTGGCGGCGCACGCTGGACGAGGCCGGTACGTACGACCTCGACGCGCGCTTCGAGGAGACCGACGCGGGCCTGTCGCTGCTGCACACGTACGACATGGAGTTCTCCGGCTTCGGCGGGCACCGCATCCGGGGCTGGTTCCTGCTGCCCCGGGAGGCGAGCGGTCCGCTGCCCTGCGTCGTGCAGTATCTCGGGTACGGCAGCGGCCGGCTGCATCCGCAGGACTGGCTGCTGTGGCCGGTGTCGGGCTACGCCACGCTGGTCATGGACACCCGGGGGCAGAGCGGCCCCAACCGGCCCGGCGACACCCCCGACCCGGTCGGCTCCCCCCATCCGGGTGTGCCCGGCAAGATGACGCAGGGGCTGCTCGACCCGGACGAGTACTACTACCGCCGGGTCTACACCGACGGCGTACGGGCCGTGGCGGCAGCGCGCGGTCACGCGGCGGTGGACGCCGGGCGGGTGGTGGTGGCGGGCGGCAGCCAGGGCGGCGCCATCGCGCTGGCCGTCGCCGGACTGGTGCCCGGGCTCGCGGGCGCGCTGATCGACGTACCGTTCCTGACGCACGTCCGGCGCGCCGTCGAGATCACCGACGAAGGCCCGTACGGCGAACTCTCCCGCTACCTCGCGGGCGCCCGGACCGAGGTGGAAGCCGCCCTGCACACCCTCGACCACTTCGACGGCCTGAACTTCGCGGCCCGCGCGACCGCCCCCGCGCTCTTCGGTACCGCGCTGCGCGACCCGATCACGCCCGCCTCCACCGGCTTCGCCGCGTACCACCACTACGCGGGCGCCAAGGAGCTGCGGCTGTGGCGGTTCAACGGGCACGAGAGCGGCGGCGGGCACCAGCGGACGGAGGAGATCCGCTTCTTGCGCAAGCTGTTCGGCTGA
- a CDS encoding amino acid ABC transporter permease — MPLSRRRRARLLRGGQYAVLAAAVLVLALVADWGTLRHAFFDVAVAKALFPDIITTALVNTVLYTLLGFGFGLGLGLVLALMRLSQVPPYRWLAVTYIEFFRGVPALLVFIALGFGVPLAFEVALDMNITVMLSLGLVGAAYMAETIRAGIQAVPKGQTEAARSLGMSSGRAMRSIVIPQAFRIVLPPLTNELILLTKDSSLVYLLGLSLGQFELANFGRDALNEHKSLTPILVAGLLYLVITLPLGQLVRRLEARTAKAR; from the coding sequence ATGCCCCTGTCCCGACGCCGGAGGGCCCGCCTCCTGCGCGGCGGCCAGTACGCCGTCCTGGCCGCCGCCGTGCTCGTCCTCGCCCTGGTCGCCGACTGGGGGACGCTGCGCCACGCGTTCTTCGACGTGGCGGTCGCCAAGGCGCTGTTCCCCGACATCATCACCACCGCGCTGGTCAACACCGTCCTGTACACCCTGCTCGGCTTCGGTTTCGGGCTGGGGCTCGGGCTGGTGCTGGCGCTGATGCGGCTGTCGCAGGTGCCGCCGTACCGCTGGCTCGCCGTCACCTACATCGAGTTCTTCCGCGGGGTGCCCGCGCTGCTGGTCTTCATCGCGCTCGGCTTCGGCGTGCCGCTGGCCTTCGAGGTCGCGCTGGACATGAACATCACCGTGATGCTCTCGCTGGGCCTGGTCGGCGCCGCGTACATGGCGGAGACCATCCGGGCCGGCATCCAGGCCGTACCGAAGGGGCAGACCGAGGCGGCGCGTTCGCTGGGGATGTCGTCGGGCCGCGCGATGCGCTCGATCGTGATACCGCAGGCGTTCCGGATCGTCCTGCCGCCGCTGACCAACGAGCTGATCCTGCTCACCAAGGACTCCTCGCTGGTTTATCTGCTCGGCCTGTCCCTCGGCCAGTTCGAGCTGGCGAACTTCGGGCGGGACGCCCTCAACGAGCACAAGAGCCTGACGCCGATCCTCGTGGCCGGCCTGCTCTATCTCGTCATCACCCTCCCCCTGGGCCAACTGGTCCGGCGGCTGGAGGCCCGTACGGCGAAGGCGAGGTGA